The sequence GTCGAAAAGACCCGGGCGACCTCAACCGGATCGGAGAAGATCGCCGAGCCCGTGGCGATGAAACCGAGATTCTCGGTTGCTTGAGCGACCGCAGACAAGAGCGTGACGGGTTCGACTTCCCAACGCGGGCTGTACATGACCGCAGGATTGAAGATGAAAAAGTCGGCCATGAACACGGCGTCGAATCGTCCACGTTCGGCAGTCCGGGCGAGTTGCTGGAAGTAATCGAGACTGTGAATCCGCTCGGGCTGTGCGCGTTCCGTCCGCCAGGCTGCCTCGTGGTGGCCGCACAGCAGGGGATTGACCAGAAGAGCGAGAGGACGGCTGGTCATGCGGAAACTCCATTTCTTCTAAGGGCAAACAGGCTTTCCGGACGGGATAACCCAAGCGTGTCACGCAAATTGCTTCCGCGCGGCTTTGACCATAACCCAATATCTCTCGCCGCCCGCGCGACGGCATCGATCCGTGGCGCTACACGGACAGTCGCTCCATCAACGTCCCCATCGTTGAGCAGTGCATGCATCGACGCGAGATCGCCAGTGTCTGCAACGATACTTAGGAGGGTGGTATTTCCCTCGGCACGAGGTGCGAGGGGCTTGTTCGTGCTCTGACCGGGGACCGGAACGATTTCAATGATGTCCGCCGTGGGCCATGCGCCTTCGGCAAGATCGGCAGCGAGGACCTCTCGAACCAGGACCGGTCGACCTTGAGGGGCGCGCGGTATATCGAGCGGGCCAGCTACCCTATAATATTCCCCGATGTGATCGAGCCGATGAACCTTGCTGATGTCGACATAAATTCCACTCTCCTTGTCGTAAAGGGCGGCATCGTCATCCCAGCTGTCCAGGAGGTGGCTGACGGCATGCACGAACTCCGCGATCCGGGCTTCTTCAGGCTCATCGGCAGTCGAATATGGCTTCCAGCCTGCCCGTCCACTCGAGAGGTGATCAAGAGACGCCAGACGGCGTGCAAAATCGTAAGGCAGAGCCGTATCGACGTTCACCGCCGCAACCAGCCCGATCTGCTCGGTCCTGGCCGCCAGCGCGGCCAGGATTGTTGTAGGATCCAGGATGGTTTCCCTGCCCCCGATAGTCAGTGTCGTGAACCCAGCCTTTTCAGCCGTTCGGGCGACCGTAACAAGATCTGCCGTAGTGATTGGGTCTGATATCGTCAGCCCAAGACCGAATACTTGGCGAACGCCCATCAACATACCCTTCTCATTTCGCTGAACGCGTGTTCGTGTTGCTGAGCCAGACCCAAGTTGCGTGAACGTGCGTTTTTGGTCGAAAAATCAAGATCGCAATAGTTCCGGGTCTGATCCTCCGGATGCCGCCAAAGCCTCGGAACGAGGTGACCGGTGGTATTCATAAAAAACGCATTTGACCTGATTTTCTCGGGCATCCTCTGCCTCGCGTTAGAAATTGAAAAAGGCCTGATCCGCGAAGCTGGAGACTTCGAAGGTTTGCCTGATGAAGTGGTTGTCCAGGAGGAACTTCACGGAATCCGCCAGCTCTGCCTGGTCCGCCTCGGTTACGGTCGGTTTCCACTCGAAACGGGAGAAGGCGAGCTCAGTCTGCTTTGGCGTCAGGCCTACTACCGGCGCGAGGACCTGGGCTGAACCGGCCGGATCAGAGCGCAATGCCTCGGCCCCGCGCTTTACCGCCTGCAAATAGGCCTTCAGCACATCCGGATGCTTGGCGGCGAAGCTGCCTAAGGCGACTATCGGGTTGAGGTTACTCTTCAGGCCGGCGCCGTCTCGCAGGGTACGCGAGACACCCTCGCTGTCCAATTTGGTAAGTAGCGGTTCCCACACCAGGACGGCATCGACGTCGCCTTTGGTGAGGGCGATGCCCATGTCCTGCAGGCCAAGATTGAGAAACTCCACGTCGGAAATCTTCAGGCCGGCCTCGGCCAGCACCAACACCAGCAGCTCATGTACATTGCCGCCGCGCAGGGTGGCGACCTTCTTGCCCTTCAAGTCTTTCACTGTCTTCACCGAACTGTCCTTGAGCACTACCAGCGCTTCAGCCTTGGCCCCCTTGCAGGCGAGGCCTACAAAGCGAGTATCGATGCCATTGGCGAAGGCGATGAGGGAGGGCGTGTCGCCCAGCGCGGCAATGTCGAGAGCGCCCGAGGCGAAGGCCTCGTTCACCGGCGGACCGCCCGCGAACTGGTGCCACTTTACCTCCACGTCCTTCAAGCCGGCCTTGGTAAACTCCTCATCTACCCAACCTTTTTGTTTGGCCAGCAGGATGGCGGAATAAGGCACGAACGGCATGAATCCAATGTTTACGGTCTCCGCTGCAGCGGAACCGGACCAGAGAAGTGCGGCGGCGACCAAGGCAGTGGCAGTTTTGGCAATGTTTTTTAGCATCTTGGACGACTTTCTTTCAAAATGAGCTAATTGCGGTGGTGGAAAAACTGGGCATGCAACTCATGGCGCAGACGGGCGAAGGCGGGATCGCCGCGGTCGCGCGGATGGGGCAGCTCCACGGTAAACCGCGCCCGTACACGGCCGGGACGATCAGAGAACACCACGATCTCGTCTGCGAGATAGATGGCCTCCTCGATGTCATGAGTGATGAGCACGGTGGTCAGATTGTCAGTATGGCGGATGCGCAGCACCTCGTCCTGCATCTGGAGGCGGGTCAGCGCATCGAGCGCACCGAAGGGCTCGTCCAGCAGCAGCAACTCCGGCTGGTGCGCAAGCGCGCGCGCGATGGCGACGCGCTGCGCCATACCACCGGACAGTTGGTGCGGATAGGACCGCCCAAATCCTTCAAGGCCCACCAGCTTCAACTTCTCAGTCACGACTCGCCGCTGCTCCGCCTTGGGCAAACGGTGGAGACTGAAGGCGATGTTCGCCTCCACCGTCATCCAGGGAACGAGGCGGTGGTCCTGGAACACGATGCCTCGGTCGAGGCCCGGTCCCTTCAGCGGCCGACCGCCCAGCAGCACCGTCCCGCCGAACTGTGGTTCCAAGCCAGCGACGATGCGCAACAGGGTACTCTTGCCGCAGCCGCTTGCACCGATGATGCAGGTGACGCTGCCGTCCCGTACAACGAGATCCACATGGTCCATAGCACGCACTTCCGACCCGTCAGGCCGACTGAAGCTTTTGGAGACGCCCTGGACCAGCAGCGTGTGATCGGTAGCGGCGGGGGGTGTTGCAGGGAATGCGGCAGCGGTCATATCACCCCTCATAACCCGCTGAAGCCGGCGCGCCAGCGCACCAGACGTCGCTCAGCGAAGCGTAAGGCATCGTCGGTCAGCTTGCCAAGGACGCCGAGGGTAATCATTCCCGCAAGCACAACGCTGGCATTCGACATTACGCGGCCGTCCATGATGAGGAATCCGATGCCACTCGATGCTGCGATCAGCTCGGCTGCCACAACACACATCCAAGACATGGTGATGCCGAGCCTGAGCCCCGACATGATCTGCGGCAGGGCGCCGGGGATCATCACCTGACGGATGAAGTTGAGCCGTGGCACCTCCAGCACCCGAGCTAGTTCCACATAGCGGACATCAGTCTGATGGACAGCGTCAAGAGTGCTTACTAAAATGGGAAAAAAGGCGCCGAGGACGATGATGAAAATTTTGGCCTCCTCCCCAATACCGAACCACAGGATGGACAGCGGGATCCAGGCAATAGGCGGGATGGGTTTTAACACCTGCACCATTAGATCAGCCAGCCGGTTCAACGGCCCGATGAGCCCCATAACGATGCCAAGCGCGAGGGCGAGCACAGCGGCGATGCCGAATCCTTGGAGCACACGGGCGCTGCTTACCGCCACATGCTCGGCAAGCTCCCCACTCAATGTCATGTTCCATATGGTGCGAACGATGGTTGATGGGGCCGGCAGCAACACGGGTCGCACGGCTCCAAAATCACATGCCACCTGCCAAACGGTGACGAGCACCACAAGCGGCCCCACTCGAACGGCGAACGCGGAGAGGAGCGCGAACGGGCGATACGACGGAACTGAATGACCAATGGTGGTAGAGACAGCTTGCTTACTCACGATCCCTCCGCCCTCCCGGCTGCCACGACGTTGCGTTTGGCGTCCAGGAAATGAGAGCCGAGGAGAAGTGCGTCTCTCGAATTGAACGCACCAGAATGGACAGACCGTTGGCTGTCATCCAACCTCCTCGTCGCAATTGTAGGGTGAACCTCGTTTTCCGCGTGCCTTACGGTATGGACTTAAAACGAGCCTGAGCTTGCCAGTCTATAAAATCTATGTATAAAGTCATGAAATGTTGTTCTCTTTTATGGGCACGAGGAAGCAAAGTGAGTTTTCTAAGTTGTTCAAATGCAGATTTTTTGCTGCGGGCCATCACGTACTGGCTTTGGGGAGCGGCAGGGCAAAAGTCTCGCGTCGGCGCCGCCGGTACAGTCGTTATGGAAAATGCCGCGATCCTAAAGAATTGGCATCACGTGTTCGAGGAAGAGAGCGCGGTTGGCTCGCATAAAGGGCGGCAGCACGATAAAGTCGTCGCCCCAGAACCAAGAGACGTCGCAGCGCCGGCTTGCTGAAGTTTGAAGGATCGGTACGGGCGCTAGGACCGGGTGCAAGCATTAAAGCCGGATCACGCCTCTCAACACGACAATGCCTGTCCCGGAGAGTTCCGGTTCGGGCTTCAGCCGGATATGCAGAATGCTGCGGCGCCCCATCTTGGTACCTTGTTCGATCACCAATTCGTTGTTCCTGAGGTTTCCCGTGGCTGCAAGATACGCGGCCAAGGGCCCAGCGGCGGTTCCGGTCGCAGAATCTTCCCACAGGCCAACGGTTGGATTGAAGAACCGGGCGTAGGCAGTGTTCGGTGCTTCGGCATCGAACGCATAGACATAGCAGCCTTCCGCCGCCGTCTTTCTCAGAACGGCGAGCAGCTTGCCGGCATCGGGTCGCGCCTCGTCAACCGTGCCGGCATTGCGAACGCGCACCATCAGATGAGCCGCGCCGGTGTCGGCGGGACGTGGCGGCGGTTCTGACAGAATGTCGCCCAGACCGAGGCCAAGGGCGTCGGCGAGAGGCGCGACATCACTGAGCGGGTCCGACAAGCGCAGCGGCGCCTGGCGCATGCGGCCGTGGACGCGACCGCCGATCAATTCGAGCTCGATCGGCAGAACATCCTGACCGATCTCCTGCTGAAAGGTCCGGGCGGTCGTCAGCGAACCGAGATTCCCATGTTCTCCTAGCCAGAGCCACGCACCAAGTGCGTTGTGGCCCGCACCGAACACTTCCGCACCGCTTGCGGTGAACGACCGCAGTTTCCAATCGGCACGTGCGCTCCGAAGTATGAAGGTGGTCTCGGCCTGATTGAATTCACCGGCGATCCGCCGCATCACATCATCGGTAAGGTCGTCGGCGTCCTGCACCACCGCGAGCGGATTGCCGGTCAATGGCGCGTCTGCGAAGACATCAATGAGACCTGCGACCAGTTCGACCATTTTCCCTGCTGCCTTGAATGAGTTTATTTTGATAGGGTTTGACGTATCAGCACTGTACAGCCGCTTATACAAATAGAAAAAGTCAAATTACTCAGCTTCAAGGTGAACTGGATTCAGCATGAGTCGCTCTCGCTTGCCGCCATTGTCCTCCCTTCGCGCTTTCGAAGCCGCTGCACGGCGGGCGAGTTTCAAGGCCGCGGCTGAAGAACTCTCCGTGACGCCGACGGCCATCAGCCATCAGATCAAGCAACTCGAAGCCCATATGGGCCTGCGTGTCCTGGACCGGTCGCCGAGAGCGGTGACGTTAACGCCGCAGGGCAAGACGCTGTACGAGGCGACGGCCTCTGGTTTCGGCGAAATCGAAAGGGCAGTCACGCGGCTGCTGGCAGATACGACCCCGACGACAGTCACCCTCTCGTCCACG is a genomic window of Agrobacterium vitis containing:
- a CDS encoding LLM class flavin-dependent oxidoreductase — translated: MGVRQVFGLGLTISDPITTADLVTVARTAEKAGFTTLTIGGRETILDPTTILAALAARTEQIGLVAAVNVDTALPYDFARRLASLDHLSSGRAGWKPYSTADEPEEARIAEFVHAVSHLLDSWDDDAALYDKESGIYVDISKVHRLDHIGEYYRVAGPLDIPRAPQGRPVLVREVLAADLAEGAWPTADIIEIVPVPGQSTNKPLAPRAEGNTTLLSIVADTGDLASMHALLNDGDVDGATVRVAPRIDAVARAARDIGLWSKPRGSNLRDTLGLSRPESLFALRRNGVSA
- a CDS encoding aliphatic sulfonate ABC transporter substrate-binding protein, whose protein sequence is MLKNIAKTATALVAAALLWSGSAAAETVNIGFMPFVPYSAILLAKQKGWVDEEFTKAGLKDVEVKWHQFAGGPPVNEAFASGALDIAALGDTPSLIAFANGIDTRFVGLACKGAKAEALVVLKDSSVKTVKDLKGKKVATLRGGNVHELLVLVLAEAGLKISDVEFLNLGLQDMGIALTKGDVDAVLVWEPLLTKLDSEGVSRTLRDGAGLKSNLNPIVALGSFAAKHPDVLKAYLQAVKRGAEALRSDPAGSAQVLAPVVGLTPKQTELAFSRFEWKPTVTEADQAELADSVKFLLDNHFIRQTFEVSSFADQAFFNF
- a CDS encoding ABC transporter ATP-binding protein, with the protein product MRGDMTAAAFPATPPAATDHTLLVQGVSKSFSRPDGSEVRAMDHVDLVVRDGSVTCIIGASGCGKSTLLRIVAGLEPQFGGTVLLGGRPLKGPGLDRGIVFQDHRLVPWMTVEANIAFSLHRLPKAEQRRVVTEKLKLVGLEGFGRSYPHQLSGGMAQRVAIARALAHQPELLLLDEPFGALDALTRLQMQDEVLRIRHTDNLTTVLITHDIEEAIYLADEIVVFSDRPGRVRARFTVELPHPRDRGDPAFARLRHELHAQFFHHRN
- a CDS encoding ABC transporter permease — its product is MSKQAVSTTIGHSVPSYRPFALLSAFAVRVGPLVVLVTVWQVACDFGAVRPVLLPAPSTIVRTIWNMTLSGELAEHVAVSSARVLQGFGIAAVLALALGIVMGLIGPLNRLADLMVQVLKPIPPIAWIPLSILWFGIGEEAKIFIIVLGAFFPILVSTLDAVHQTDVRYVELARVLEVPRLNFIRQVMIPGALPQIMSGLRLGITMSWMCVVAAELIAASSGIGFLIMDGRVMSNASVVLAGMITLGVLGKLTDDALRFAERRLVRWRAGFSGL
- a CDS encoding PhzF family phenazine biosynthesis protein, producing the protein MVELVAGLIDVFADAPLTGNPLAVVQDADDLTDDVMRRIAGEFNQAETTFILRSARADWKLRSFTASGAEVFGAGHNALGAWLWLGEHGNLGSLTTARTFQQEIGQDVLPIELELIGGRVHGRMRQAPLRLSDPLSDVAPLADALGLGLGDILSEPPPRPADTGAAHLMVRVRNAGTVDEARPDAGKLLAVLRKTAAEGCYVYAFDAEAPNTAYARFFNPTVGLWEDSATGTAAGPLAAYLAATGNLRNNELVIEQGTKMGRRSILHIRLKPEPELSGTGIVVLRGVIRL